gtaattttcctgagttcctccctcccttctatttcctaatttatagctgcttctgggatgttacttgtatcctctatagtgaaagctgatgcaaaatacctgttcaattcatctggcattccttgttttccattatcaattctccagaatcAGTTTCTAtatgaccaacactcactttgttaactcttttcttttttaaatgcttttactatcagtttttatatttctggctagctttctcttgtactctaatttttccctctttattaatcttttagtcatcctttgctgttctttatatttggTTCAATCTTcaggccttccacctatctttgcacaattatatactttttatttaagtttcatactatctttaacttttagAATTAACCATATATGGTGTGTCTGTCCTttgttctgtgtattctgaaatatccccttaaatgtttgccactgcatctctattgacctatctgcTAACCGAATTTTCCAATTGACTTTATCCAACTCTGCATTCAAGCCCTCATattttcccttatttaagtttaaaaacatagtctctgacccactcctcccaccctcaaactgaatgtaaaattcaatcatattgtggtcatattatggttgctactacctaggggcacctgcaccatgaggtcattaattaataccatcttgttgcacaatacaagtctagcatagcctgctctctggttggctccagaaatgCTGGTCTAAGAAACTACCCcagaaacattctctgaactcttcatctagactacctttgcccatctgacttctccagtctatatgtagattaaagtctctcatgattatcaccatacctttctgacaatctCCCATTATTCCTTCCTCtatgctccatcctaccatgtggttactattagggggcctgtacacgtctcccacaagtgacttcttgccttttccatttctcatctctacccataCCGTTTCcgcatcctggtttcctgaacttaggtcatgcctctctattgtgctaatgccatcattaactaacagagcccccaccttttcctcacttattaaaaaattcattcgtgggatgtgggctttgctggctaggccagcatttattgcccatccctagttgcccttgagaaggtggtggtgaactgcctagTCCTTCTTACATGTCCTGTATCCTTCAAAATTTGGTTCCCAATTCATGTCCTtctgcagctatgtctctgtaatggctatcaaatcatacttatttatttctatgtgtactctcagttcatctgtgtTCTTTTGAATGCTTAGTggattcagatacaaagcctttagttttattCTTCTATTCTTTTTATAATCTCTAGTCTCATCCGTTGATTTATTGTTTGTACTCTCTAacccttcctgtcacggtctgtttttcatttcttgTAATAATAACCTTCCTCTTTtgctttgtctctactctttgatttgccacatctgcCCAAGTTTGTACTCTTGCCCCCACTACTTAGCTTAaaacctctctacttccctagttatgtggctcgcaAGAGGAAAAGGGAACGTGACAGTCATCTAaaatcactctctctttctccctgaaGCCAAAAGAGTGCCTTCAACAAGGTGCAAATCTGAACCAAGTCAACTCCAGAATTTCACAGAAAACCAATTAACTTCAAATGGCCAGAACGTTCAACAATCTACACTTCAAAGTAAGGCAAAGGACTTAAttatatattcttttaactttttattggactctaactttcttacttctgatatctgtgtgtgcgtgtcattgcatctttattattttttcttgggtttagtaactaataaactcactctttctttgactcaggaaaaataaatatatttggattggaaaaggcatttgtggggaatgaaatttttaaaacctttgttgcaaccaaatgagggggctgaatagaaagggagccagttcactcctcctcacccggTTGTAACAGGCTGAAAGACATCATCTCTGTGTACTGCAGTCAATCAGAATTGTGTGCTCCAGTATGTAACATCACATGGTATTGGAATAAAGACAAAGTTTTGTTAAGTggaagtcatgtctgaccaatttgattgaattttttgaagaggtgaccaggtgtgtaaatgagggcaatgcatttgacgtagtctacttggacttcagcaaggcttttgataaggtcccgcatggcagactgataatgaagataacagcccatgggatccaaggcaacttggaaaattggatccagaattggctgggtggcaggaagcagagcgtTATGATcgaggggtatttttgtgactggatgcctgtgtccagtggggttccgcagggatcggtgttgggtcccttgctgtttgtggtatatataaatgatttagacttgaatgtaggagggttgatcagtaagttcgcggattacacgaaaattggtggagtggtaaatagtgaggaggctAGCCTTAGatcacaggaggatatagatgggctggtcggatgggctgatcagtggcaaatggaatttaatccagataagtgtaaggtgatgcacttggacaggacaaagAAGGCATGTGAATGCATGATGAATGCTAGGACcatgggaagtaccaaggatcagagggaccttggtgtgcatgtccactggtcccttacggtaacaggacaggtagataaggtgattaagaaggcatatgggatacttgcctttatcagctgaagcatagaatataagagccgggaggttatgctggaactgtataaaatgctggttaggccaaagctagagtattgtgtgcagttctggaatccgcgttataggaaggatgtgattgcactggagagagtgcagagaagatttaccaggatgttgcctgggctggagagttttagttatgaggagagattggatagactggggttattttccctggagcagaggagattgaggagggacatgattgaggtgtataaaattatgaggggcatagatcaggtagacaggaaggaacttttccctttggtggagggttcaataaccagggggcataaatttaaggtaaggggcaggaggtttagagcagatgtgaggaagaaatttttcactcagagggtggtgggaatctggaactcgctgcctgaaagggtggtagaggcagaaaccctcataacatttaagaagtatttggatgtgcacttgtgatgccatggcatacaaggctatgggcctagtgctggaaaattagattagaatagttaggtacttgattgactggtgcagactcgatgggccgaagggcctttttctgtgctgtagacctcgatGACTCTATGGGAAACAATAAATCATTGAGAATTGGAAAAAACATTGAAGCTGAGTTGCAACATGAAATCAACATTAGTTCATAAACTTAGGTTATTGTGAgcaaatatctgttcaattagatcattgtTGCTTGTTTAAAAACTTTACAGGTTCTTCACCATGTTAAGATCAGGTGGAAACTGATTCACTTCCTGATTATTCAATGATTAAACTATGTGGAAATCAGGAACGTGTCAATGCCAAAGGCACGTCCGCCCCTCTCAAGCAGGCTAGATGAAGACACTAGTTTCTTCTGCGCCTTCACCGTGCAAACGTTTGTGGGAGTGCATGTTGAAGTTCTGACGAAAGCGGCATGTTTGCCAAAGGCTTCAATCTCACCTGTTTTCAGCCTTGGCCTGACGTCACTGACTTGAACATTAACCCTTGCTTGGCTCTTAGTTTCCATTTTCAGCCTGATGTTTGGTCAGGTGTTCTCAGCCaggacaaaggcaaaatactgcagagaaGTTAGAAATGTAGtgggttttaagcaagtgaaaggggtAGGAAAAAGAGCAAAGGGGACCATGTGTGAAGGCAGGAAAGATTAAAACGACCGATGAGTTGGTGCAGGGCCAAAGGGAGTGCTGTTGAGACAAGTAATAAAACAAAAGgctgagggtggaattttccgtgcccgctggtgtcggacgtgttcagtggcatgagcgtaCAACGTGGTGAGAAGCCAAAAATCAGtctcacaatgtcgtgaaaccagtttgcgatcatccgctcagcatgtcaatggtgggccatgtttcccatcaTTGGGCATCACAAACCTCatagtaatacatctgcatatcgttataaggccagcctgctggaatcatttccccccccgccccaggcTGCATCATCCGCCCACATCGGTGTGATCGTGATCACACGctgatatgtttcacaacagcttatAAAAGGCATGCagctggcgggctgcactttcaagggaactcggaggtgagtgctcaGTAACTTTGCACAGCGCTCACCAGGGCCGCCTGTTGGATGTCAAGGTTGAGGCAACTTGGTGGGGGCGTGGTGGTGATAGTAAGGGGTACCCTGCAgttcaggtgctttggtggggggtgggggggagtaagggtgtgccctgcagttgaggtgacttcaTGAGGCGACTTCATGGGGgagacaagggctgccctgcgtttgaatgtagtgcacaagcacgtgtggggttgaggggagggaagtggccacacattagggaaacattGTATGAAGTGATCATTCATCTTCAGCTGAGACGTTTGAGGCACAGCCAGATTGATATGACTGGAGTCAAGTCTCTAGCTtacctgcccattcaagcaacgcagaggcatgaaagtgccaccacgtgttccagagcttttcacccctcaggcacagtgTTGAAatgtgttttagtggactgcagaacaattggacgactgggcatgttgtacaatgtCCTTGCTAAAGCCAGCCATGAGGCAGTCACTGGTAGAaaggctcacagccccttacaatgtcatcatcccggtttggatcagtctctcccatggttcaagttaacagtgcagccttgcagtgtgggttaggagatgcctgcacctgagctgagagcacagcctgcagtccaatgggcaagactgccgccaatcggttgggcagagtggggaggaggtgggtggggtctgaggcagccatgcagcgcactaatctctgcccatccaagtggtggccagcactctctgcgaagtgttaaggggccttcagacttaaccaagagaggattTAGTACGCCCATGCTAACgcacgcgtctctctctttcatcctgcgggaggagtacatcaggagcacggagcctggtgaactagctgtatgcctcatagtGTACAGAGCGTGAAACCgacggagaagagagcgactgaggctcctggctgggcagagggaggagcagcaccctcaggaaaaggggcggctggggctcccacacacactgctgaagagccacagcgagccattgctggtcggtacttagctagatccagggtctataggcacCACCTTTTATTCCTGTAGATGACCGACAACtaatgttgctgaagactgcgcgtGTCTAGGGAACTGCTCAGTCACATCTGctgcctgctgcaggatttggcaccacagggacatggaggacatccactgccagtggctgtgaaagtgacagtggcctcaatttctacgccaggcATTCcattcagagctccacaggtgacctctgtgggatattacaagCCTCCAGCCgcaagtgcatccatgaggtcacggatgccatcttttcgaggccacacaactttgtgcattttgcccaggaccaggacagccaggatgcaagagcgattggatttgcccagatctgcagggtgccatcaactgcactcacatggcgctcaggtctccatcgcaacATGCAGTCAATTACGCCAACCGCAAGACCTTCCACtcgctgaacatgcagctggtgtgcaaccaccacaaacgcatcctgtagGTCTGCGcttggtttccagggaatgtccatgactcctacatcctcagccgGTCActgatccctgacgtcttccagggtccacagaggctgcagggatggctccttgaggacagaggccgtggctgatgacacccgtgttgcagcctcagactgcagcagagtgacggtataacTACAATTCACAACTTGGGGGAACAAACCACCCGAACGCTTATGATGAGGTTCCAGCGCCTGGATCAATCCGATGGAGCCCttcaatatagtccacagagggtgtcatgcatcgtcgtcacctgctgtgccctttacaacctgcagTGCAAGGGGGAGAAGTAGAgggtgaggaggagttggaggagctggaggtcccctccgatgaggaggatgtcaacagggatgaggctgaggaggtccttgaaggtgacgatgacagtgatgaggccctcacactggccagacaaggcaggcatgcttgggaggccctcatagctgctagatttgtggaggatgatgacgatatgcaatgaggacattccatagatcttcacatagcctctgagaatttcTGACTTCTGTCTGAGGGCAGTTCACTtgcattctgtgatcagggtcatatcatagtgacacagccatgaaactttaaatgcccctgatcctttgtccatcttcagcacctgtccccttcaggagcacagcatcactggtcacaggtgctgaagagataggggccagccctgccttaaaggtgctgagagcgcacAGAGGGATtaacagaactctgtgatgcctgcccactacaatcTTGCAGCAATGACGAGCACTGTTGAggcgcaggcatcagtaatgtgtccagggagtgtgaagctggaccatcatgatggtctgaaggctgcacaaagcacagggaagaggccctggactaagatACCTGCCTTAAacttatgcagaaaggtttcacatctgagtgagaacacttctcatcagaacaaggatccaTAGTCACGGAGATATTGTTGAGAGTTTACTTACAATAGTGAAccgtatgtacaagtgattaacgcccatgcccaggctgtgcaactacatgttcttaactttcctaatcctgccgctaaGTCTTGGTACTCCccgaacatccacagtggaggtggaggcagcctgttgactacTACGCCCTGCCTATGATGagcttggtgggtgtcctctgcaggGCCGTGACCTGGAGGACCCCGGCCTCCTTTCGGCCCCTTGGCcaatggagctggagctgctgaggtcacaggaagagaggatttggtTGGGCCAGATACTCACTGagacacctgggtggatggccccagggggtacacctgctgatcctcctccctatccctatgggtgcccgagggcccctggctaactccttgaggagcaggggtagctggagtgaaatcagcctgtcccacacccctctcacatacacactgttggaggccaactatggcatcagagatggagttgagcccacgcggCAGTGCAGgtgcgacatcctggaccaaggtctccatggaaaCCACCATCCTACCAGCGTTGACTTTGATGCATTAGCCTTCccgcgctatcacctcagcctgaaagccGACGGATTCCTCcactgtgccttgcaatctgaggagtgcggcagacatcccttcctgatgttcccgagcttgtctttgcagctccagcaactgtgacatgaccgagtccaaaggctcgtcatctgagTCAGACTTAGCAGATTTCTGACCTCCAgttgtcctctgagtgccagacacctgggaagtccctgccaccacttgCTGTCGATcaaacagtgtgatgtgctcaccagattgtgatcccgaggctactctaaagctaggtcccactgaggtgtgtgtctctgcgctggtggagggtgtgggtgatcactgtgacaggacttcaaggagggtgccttcatattcctcttcagaggtttcttcggggcttgattggaggccctggtcatggactctgtcggctgtttcctagatgtgcctgtgaaagcaaggggagataattagtgcatggcagtggctgcagaacaagacacatcactcacatctttggttgtctgatggatgttgcactgttggatcctcacttggtagagcaccgccaacctcaccgtcagcacaggactggtcctggtcatcgccggccagctggatggctctgtttccaaaatccatgaggaccttgatttcagataTTCCTCCACCATACTGcgaacctctccctcttgtgtatCAGCTTGTCCcccatgaatacagatggagagagtgtaagcaggatgcctgccaggccaggtgataagtatgcctggcatgtgtgggtggtgagtggtctcatgggtggtatgaggacaatgaaggtgtgtgtgagagggtgaatggtgatgtcctttgcactggcagtgagtgagatccttggggatgtgtgatgggtttgtgagtgtgtgggttgagagtgatgagaagaatgacttaccctggcagaatggaggagatcattcatcctcttgtggcactgggtagctgtactcctttgcagggcgttggcactgaccaccgctgccattgcttcccaagccggattggtgatgttgctgcccctcctgcagccagagtggagatagaggacatcccagtgggccCCCCACTATAACCAAAAGGCCTTCGAGGGACGCATTATTGAACctgtgggctgcagtctttttgcctttcagtgcCATGTTTTCTGTACAGCTGTCCTgagctggaagctctgagaggtgtgcgcacggctacactttaaatatggcacccggcgtgatgaagcagcgaagtGATGGGGTTGTGGGTGAACGAgaccctgcccgccatggaaatggcgtgtttcccgggaatgcatagttaatgcagtgggattgggatgatacggtgtgaaaagccgccattgcggccgacgggtaaaacattgtttttcctccccgctaccgcacttagtggaaatctgggaggattctgccctgtgtctggaaggtgtgaatggcagacgGATGAACAGCTTCTGcccagaaacaaaaacaagaaaaacAAGTTACAAGCAAAGCCTggaaagagaaaggaaacaaaataagGGCAGACGTTACGGTTTCACGTTGTTGAAATCAATGTTGCGAGTGGAAGGCTGTAAGTGCCAAGTCAAAAGATGAGTGATGAAAGAACAAtggcccctttctctctctggtggCTTCAAAGCCCTTCAATGGGTTAGGATCCTACATGAGATTGTCTCTATCTAAAACCGTGTGACCTGACCATACATTCATTGGCATTAAAGTGATAAATTCAGTCAGACAGAACATAGAGTGCCTGCCAGGACAATTCGGGGAACAAAGGACTGAAATGGACAGTATAAGTAGAGGCTGAGGTGGAGAGGCAATTTCTGGTACAGGGTGCAGTGGGCGTGTTCTGTATCTAACGGAATTAGtactgatataaaagcaaaatactgaggatgctggaaatctgaaacaaaaacaaaaattactggaaaagctcagcaggtctgacagcatctgcggcgagaaagacagagttaaagtttcgagtccaggTGACgcttcttcagttctgaagaattAGTACTGATCTAGATTGAACACGTGACGACTCTGAGCTGCAGGTACGTCAGCACGGGATCAGCGTGAAAGGAGTGACAGTGATCAAGGGCATTTCCCTCTCAAGCAGGTTAGATGAGGACACCAGTTTCTTTGGCACCTTCATCggatgaaagtttttttttcgcAATGCAAGTTATCGCCAGCAGCAACAGTCTGCAACATTTAGGAAGACAAAAATCCATACAAGaacaataaatattttgcttcttaaTGAAAACCAAAAATTGCTGCTAATGctgagcaggtcagacagcatctgggcAGAGAAAAATAGGGGAAAAAAATGGAGTAGGTTAGCAATATAGCAGCGTGTAAAACCAGTACAAGTGGAGCAGGAGGGGTAAAGGAAGGACAAAAGGGGATATATGTGatggggtggaaggcaggagtggTTAAATGAGAAATGGAATAATGGTGCAAGGCAATAAAGGTTGgcggtggtaatgggacaagagaAGAAACAAAtgatgggtctagaggaggtgtagtTGGCAACAACAGATTCTATGCCAGCAGTTTGCTATCTATGAAAATGGAAGCAGTGGTTAgaattaaatttgaaccattatctgaaaaagaaggaTGTGCAGGATTAGAGGGAGAAAGGTAGGGAAATGGCACTGTGTGCATTGAttattcagagagccggtgcagacatgatgggttgagtGGTCTCCTGCTTCTCCAATTCTCGGATTGATGAATGTGATGTTCAGTCGAGGAGGCTGTAAAGAACCTCATTGAAAAGTTAAGTGCCTGTTCTATGTTGTGTTAGCTTCTTTCTGCCACTTTTCCTGCCTCTCAAACTGGCTGTGGTTCCGCTGAAAAAGGAGCAGATATTAACCAATTCTCACCTGTGCCACAAGATGGAGCCCTACATGACACTCAATAGAATATCCATTCACAtgctcaggacttcccaaagagCTCCActgccaataaagtacttttttgaagtggagtcattgttgcaatgtagggaaaAGCAGCAACTAaattgagcacagcaagatcccatgtaCAGCAGTTAGATAAGTGACCAATTAATCAACTGCAAGTGATGGATCAGGAATAATTGTTCAGCGTTGTGTAGTGGGTGGATGGGCAGGGATGTGTCATAGCTTGGTATGGAGGCCGTGAGGGGCCATAGGGAGTGGGGAGGCGCACCTTGACATTGGgggatgagggagtgagtgggagggcatactttggtggggggggtggttgggcatGACGGGCCAAAGGATATTTGTTTGGGGGGGGCATAGCTtgacatggagggcatgagggatCATGGGGATGGGTGAGAAGGGaagcatgaggaggacctttcgAATTTAGCTTTTAAAAGGTTTTCTCCTGCAGATCAGAGCTCATGACACCCTTGATGTGCCGTGAACATGAccctttgaaaagctggccccACTCCATGAAAAATGCCAAGGACTAGGACCCGGCTGTTCCAGCAACGGAGGcggccaggttgggagtgcagggtAGGGGCTCACAACCTGAACCAGCCAGCATCCTTAAAAGGCACTCGAAAAATTGAAAACCCCAGCGATGGGGTGGGGAATCCTGGAACTGGGACCCaccccaccatttttaaagggctcctgattCATCCCAACTCAGTGAAAGTCTAGCCCATTATCCCCAGACCCAGGGAGAAACTGGGCAATCTGCAAAGAGCACAGCAAGGAACTGCAGCTACAGAAAAACAAACGCCTTTTAAAACCTGGAGACGGCTACATCTTAAAGTCTCCCAGACCattgattgaaacaaataagatcctgaggggccttgacagggtagatgtggagaggatgtttcctcttgtgggaaaatctagaactaggggtcactgtctaaaacagagatgacagagattaagacaattttttttctctcagacaacTCCAGCTATTAAACCCACCTAGACAACAATTCGGGAGTGAAAAATGCCTTCTTCAACAGGCCTGCAATGACTGTTTTTCCTTCAATGAGCCAAACACATGAGCTATGAACTATTACTGTGTTTgcaacttgtaaaagtgcactatcctcttgaactctgtctttcttgagtgtgtgtgagtgagtgagtgatgtaaTGTTAGACTTtcagggtgaatgtgtgaataaataatactTTTTATTCAAAtgcacaaaagcttgctgctggttatttAAAAAATCACTACACACTCAGGGGTTGAGAAACGCACACACTTTCCTTTCCAAAGGAACACACTGATTATAGACCTCAAGGGAAAGGGAATAAGAATTTTAGTTCTCTCCAGTTCCTGTCCATAACAGTTTTGCTTCTGCTATTTAAAAGGCAGCAGCATTTACAACTTTACAGCACATGGTGTCATAGCCAAATACTTTATGAATCGATTATTAGCAGCTTGCCTTTTGGTTGCAATTCTGATTGGTTGCCCGTTTGACCTGTCACTATTTTTCCATTCTTTATTCCCCCTTGCCCCTCCCATACAGGAATCCATCCTTCATTACCTGCGTGGAGAGCTGATCACAGTATCAGTTGCCTTCCTTTGTGCCTTTGTGAGCGAGACATGGTTGAGCCAAGAATCTTTCAGTTTGATGCCAGCATTCCTTTAATTTTCACAGTCATTCACCAGTGTACTGGCGGGCGCTTgtgacactgactctcacggagGTGCTGATGATCGATAAGGGACAGGTGCCTTGGGACAACAGTGAGCAACAGTGTTGAGGGATTTTGCACGGTTGTGATGGTGACCGCttgcttccaggtggtgggatTCATCACAGCCACTGTTGGGTGGTTCATGGCCTGCGTTGCCATGGCAATCCCACAGTGGAAAATCCGGAATCTCGACGGCAGTACGATTCTGACGGTGGAGGAGGGCTGGGAGGGGATCTGGATGAGCTGCATCAATGACAGTGCGGGTCTCCTGAGCTGTGACGTATATGACTCGCTGCTTGCATTGCCGTCCGACCtacaggcagccagagctctcATGTGCCTGGCCGTAGCATTGGGCATTTTAGCCATGATGGTATCAAGCGCTGGCATGAAGTGCACCAAGTTTGCGAAGGGCGAGGAGAGGTTCAAGGCCTCTCTGACTGTAGCTGGAGGAGTTTTATTCATCCTGGCAGGGACCTGTGTCCTGATTCCCGTCTCCTGGACTGCTGGCAACATTGTAGCTGACTTCTACAACCCTCTGGTGCCCATATCAATGAAGGCAGATCTGGGAGATGCTCTGTTCCTGGGGTGGGGATCAACTTGCGCCCTTCTCCTTGGGGGTACCATCCTCTGCTGCTCGTGCCCAGCAGGCAGTGAGCAGGGATACACGAGGAATCACGCTCAGTATCAATCCACAGTTCCAGGAAACAGGTAATGATCACGGCTGCACCCCTTGTCCATGTCCTTTGACACACCTAGACTCAATTATTCCAGTACTTGCCTGGcctgcctcccatcttccaccttccataaacttaAACTTATCCAAAAATCTGCTGTCCATATCTGAACTCACatcaagttccattcacccatcaaccctgtgctcGCAGACTTATACTGACTCCCATTCCTGCAATGTGCTGATTTTAACATTCTTGTGCCATGGCCTTACCTCCCCTGAAATCACCTTGGAATGCTTTACTATATTAAAGCcactatataactgcaagttgtCATTAATGCAAAGGGTTGTctgactcacagacacaaacagctCAGTGTCAGGATCGCAATTCGTAGTAAAGAGAGAACACCAAATATCCCAGAGTAAGTTATGTTTTATTGGTTAACAATATCACAGGCATCTTCAGTCAGGGGTATTGAATTGAACCAACCCCCCATATCGAAAGAGGGGCTTTGCAATTTCGGTAATGGGATAACAAATGCTCGGGTGTGAGTCACaggctggaatgtaatcgaggggctcgggggaTTAATTTAGAGAGTAACAGCTATTTGGGAGTGAGATACAAGCTGGAATATAATCAAGGGGCTGGGGGCTTTagatatagagtaacagatattTGGGAATGAATTGcaagctggaatctaatcgagggactCAGGGGGGTAATATGTAGAGTAATgggtgtttgggagtgagttacatGTTGGATCTAAACGAGCAATTCAGTGGTTTATATATTTAATAACAGACACCTTGAAATAGATTTTAGGTTGGGATTTAATTGAGGGATTGGAGGGgatttatctat
The nucleotide sequence above comes from Carcharodon carcharias isolate sCarCar2 chromosome 19, sCarCar2.pri, whole genome shotgun sequence. Encoded proteins:
- the LOC121291168 gene encoding claudin-4-like; this encodes MVTACFQVVGFITATVGWFMACVAMAIPQWKIRNLDGSTILTVEEGWEGIWMSCINDSAGLLSCDVYDSLLALPSDLQAARALMCLAVALGILAMMVSSAGMKCTKFAKGEERFKASLTVAGGVLFILAGTCVLIPVSWTAGNIVADFYNPLVPISMKADLGDALFLGWGSTCALLLGGTILCCSCPAGSEQGYTRNHAQYQSTVPGNRINI